tAGCCGGTCCACGGTCCCTAGGTGGTTGCTGAACTGCCCTCTAAGGCTATACAAAACCCGGTCCTAAAGCTTTCATCTGATCAACTTGTTGTAGACACCCTCTAATCCGATAATCCAAAGACCCACACCTCAGACAAGCCCCTAACCTCCTTCAACGCTTGTCCGGATGGCGCTTACCACAATTTCCACAATGCTAAATCCCAGTAGAAGCAGCAATAACTCCCACTCTAACCGACCCATCAGGTCTGGCCCACTTCTTAGGCCTCTAAATAGAACTagagggctctgaatccctcttattcttaccTCTCTCACGATCCCTATTTTGGCGCTGCACGTACTTAACCGCTTCAGCGATCTTCGCCTTATCTACCAGAACTAACCTCTTCAGCGGTCTTCGCCTTATCTACCAGAACTGCGAACTCTCGTTTCCTCTGTGGAGCAATCAAAACCCTCAAACTATCTCTCAAACTAACCTTAAAATAGACGCATCTGTCATACTCAGACGCCACCATGCCCCAAGAGTAGCGACTTAACCTTAGAAATTTGGCCTCACACTCAGCCACAGATCTATCACCTTGCATGAGATTTATAAACTCACACATGCGCGTGTCCACATAGCTCGCCCCCACAAACTTCCCCTGAAAAAAGCCTTAAAGAATTCCCAGTTCAGATGATCCGGctgagtaccctcctcaaccGATAACCACCACTGATACGACTCGTTGCGAAGCAGAGAGACTGCACCTTTAAGTTTCTGCTCAGGAGTACAGTTTGTATCATTCATAATCCTCTCGGTAGTCTCCAACAAATACTTGGCCACAGTAGGGGTCACTCCAGTGACACCCCTAAATAGCTCAGCACTATTGGATCGGAGTTGTTCAGTTGCCGACCCATGGCCCCCAAATCCAAAATGGGGTCTAGCGACCCTCTCCAACACCCTCAATATGGTTTGGGACAGTGCATTGTCCCTAGCCAAGCGGCTTTAAGACCCAGTCTTAGTAGAAGGCAAAACCAGTGTCTCACTCGTGTCTAAGTTTAGCATACTGCCCAAAGAGGAAGACTCAGCTTGAGCCCCCTTGCAGTCTCTACTGCGCCCACGAATACCACGACCGCGAGTTCCACAAGCACTCATcgtatatttcaaattttatctatattataaaattttatgtatcagTTCTAGTATTTATTAGCAGATATTTTATGCGCAAATTATCAAAAGTTTAGGAATGCTTTCAGAGATTTCAATCTCTAACTAACTCAGTATAGTTTCAGAAAGTACTAACTACAGTGTTTTCagaatatttcatttaatgtgCAGAAATACTTACAGGATCGGTGCCGGAGACTCAGTGTACCACATACTTTCTCAAATTATCTGAATTATTTGAAAGCCAAttctttttttaactcaaaattcacagcctgagttttgcaacctaactctgataccactaaatgtaacactccaaacccagcttagatgttatggccgaatctggagATATCACAAAGAGAGGTTTTGAAAACAGAGTTGTTTCGATTAAagctttgaaatatttatttgtaaaaaaaactattactaaaaacattatttaaacaatTCATTGTCAAAACATAGTTTATGACGGAAGTTTTAGAATTCGTTATATTTAATAACCCCGTTCGTATTTTCAGAAAAATCgttgttttagtaaaaaccaTGTTTAGCCATCCATCGCAAGTAAAAAGTCAAGTCAAAATCCAGACCCATAATAAATTCAAACAGTCCAGAAAGTCCATAAATTACAAAACTCCCAGAAAACAATccataattaaataagtaaatatcaTAATCTTATGATATCATAATTAAACTCCCAAAAAATAGTCACCATGAGGCTCCGTCACACCGATCTGTTTAAGtttgtggattacctgaacataacagacaaacagatgtgagttttcgtaaactcggTGTGCAACCCAACAGAATTAAACATGCTTTTCATGCAGATAACACATACACAGTTAGGTTCAGATTCATATTCAAACTTAAGTCCTTTACAGATACAGATAAAGATAACAGAATCAGATATGCAGAACAGATATACAAAATCCTATCCctcatcctctacacaccaactctgaCCAActcatcacaccatgtggggttaaaaacacccactcatccctacacaccacattgTGTCATTACAACACATATCAGACAATATGCAGCCACACTGCCAGAGTATAGGCGAAGGTCGCCATACAGAACACTTTCTCCACATATACAAAACTCACCCCAGTCATAGATACAGATATACAAATACAGTAATCCCATGCATAACATGCTCATAAACAGAtgtcatataaaaatagttaacagAATAATCAGACATGCATAACAATGCCTAACTCAGAACAGAATATCAGATCTCacataattttagggtttggttagcccttaccgacctTGTGGTAGGCCTTTAGTCGATTGAAACAATCCGTGCGACCTTAGGGAAAATTACAGAATTATGGGCCCATGTGCTCGTGTGGCTTACCTATGTAGGCCCAAACGCTCGTGTGGCCTACACGCCTATATTACCCTTGCCCGTATGACCCACATGGCCTGATCAAACCCATACGCCCAACTTGGCCtagcctgtgtggcccacacggccacacTCACACCACCACACGGTCATGTCTTACTCACGGTCATGCCCTCGTcagccacacggccatgtcttgCACACAGAAAACCATACGACGaggcacacacccgtgtggcgtCGATAGTGTGGTTTTCAAAGCTCAATTTTCTGCATTTTGGGCACACACCTGGTACGATTTTGGTGCGAAAACACTCCTAAGGCCTTCAAAACCTAAAACATAGCGTCTAAATGCCCAATTAGCAGTCAATTACGAATTGATACATAATTTGAAATAACGCACATGACTTACCGATGACACGAACAGACCCTAGCACGATTTGGGTTATCCGAACAAAACTTCACCGCTCACCACCTTCTCATATACCACAAATATGCAAAAATCAGTCCCTTAACTACTCACAATTTTGCCAAAACAAAAGTATAGCCCTAACCAGCATTTTGGAAATCAAAACTTACAGAATACCATAGCCTCACTTACTAGAATCGTGTGATGAACACTGAAATAACGAGAAACAAAGATACAATAGCAGACCAGAAAGAAACAGAACCGTAggaaagaagaggaaaaagaaaatggtagGGAACAGGGACACTAACGTCAGATTGACTTTGAAGAGAgagaaattaattgaaaatttaaaaaaaataaaaatcaaatatttaccAACATATCCCCTGATTTTCTCCCACTAACTCACCACCTCCTCAGACTTTTAGCCCAACCAAAACTCTATCAGTCAACTGAGCAAAAATTAACACATTTACTAATGCAAGGATTTGAACATAGGACCTCTAACACAGTAACtcccttaccactcgaaccagcaagctcattcttaTATAAATTAACAGACAGTTTAATATAAACCCACTTAACAAGCGTAAGGCTAGGAtcagaaaaataacaaaatttggcaaatgtgagacttgaacccaagacctctcaaacacataaaatagttaaccactgaagcagacagaTATATGTGTCAAATATTTACAGAAACAGAAATTAATTATTCAGGGCATTACAAAGAGAGCTGGAGAATAGTATAAATTGGTTTGATGGGAATTGATTTGGGAAAACTAAAATTTGGAGGTTTTGGATTAAGGATttaatggtatatatattgaatgcaaagatgtgaaatttgttTAAAGGGTTAAAAGTTTGAGTATAAATATTCTTAGgggttgaattattaaattaaaataagtgggtgataaattagtaattagtattaaatttcaAAGTGGGATTAGAATAAGggactatttaaataattagtCTATTAATTTGATGAGTTATGGTTAGTGGATAATTACGaggaattatatatatatgtaatatatgttaattgtataataatgcttaaattagtaattatgttaagttataacaaaaatgaaaatatgaatcaaataaaagaaacaaatagagTAGTGGAGAAATATAAAGGAAagggaaacaaaattaaagcttcatcTCTTTTGCATGCCAAGAAAAAGGTTAGCGCCATTCGGCCTTTAAGTTTCATTAATTGAAGCTTAACTTTATTGGTATGATTTgatcattttcaattaaactttatatttttagtagtAGATTACCCATGTggaaatttagagaaattattatGATATTTGCGAAAGTTGCTATATATTGTTGAAAAACTCTAATGTTTTGGTGGATTCTTCTTTGTGCtggaaattttgagttgaattactaagtttagtgagccagtaaaatattttgtattatgagTTTTATTAGTATTAGCTTTCAAGGAGTTAAATGCTATAAATTAAACTAGCATGGtgttaagttataaaattcaagaatttagggattgttaataaattatatgtatatgtggttAGTTATGGAAATTAGATGAAGATGCAATCAAGCTAATTTTGATGTTAATGATTTAGTTGAGTAAATGTCAATTGTTGAGggtaaaagtataaattattatctaaggttaattgatttaattaaaagcaAGTATGGTATTCAAATTAAGTAATggaattaatttgttaatttgatcAAGAGAAGAATAAATCGGGTATCAACCGTGGGAAGGAAAAGATTACTGAGTAGACGTCTTCGATTTGTAGCATCCGTCGTATTTTGGTAAGTTCATAGTCTTGAACTTAACCTTTTGTCTATTTATTTGactattatttaatgttatttgaatACTTGATATACAATATTTTGTCTATATTTGAATGAAGATGATATCTAATGAATGAGGAAATTGCGGAATGAAATAGTGTCAATTTTTTGGTTAAACCAACTAAAGCTAGGCTCACATTTAATATCGTCGGTTTGTCCGACTAGCGCTGGGTGAAATTTTTGTCAGTTTATCTGACTAGTGCTAGGCACACATTCGTCGATTTATCCGACCAGTGCTGGGCACAAATATTGTTGGTTTATCCAACTAGAACTGGGCTCACTAATTATTTTGTCGGTTTATCCGACCAGCTCTGGGCGCAAACTCTTTCGCAGATTATCCGCTAGGCACCAGGTGTCGTGTATCAATTGGACTATACAACAAGGTTTTATGAATCATCTAAGAAGGATGGTTATAAGTATTACtaaagaatattatatatatttatgtatatacatttatttattagaaGATATGATATATTCTTGAGTTAGATTATTAAAGTTgtgaaataaattcaaatgcTTTAGATATATTTGTAGTTATTCGAATAAGTGAAGTTGCTTATTATGGATTGGTTTGTGTCATAATATAAGTAAATTGTTGATTGATCCATgtaaagctatttatatagcaagtgatgtaAATTGAGATATATGTTCAAACCAACTAAATGTGAATACTTGTGAAAATTGAGTATAGCATGAAATAATGTGATGAAATGCATAAAATTGAAATGGTAATATCTTGTAATTGTATGTTTAGATAGTAGTATGATGACATAATTCAATTTGAGCATTCATGTATCATATCATGTCTTCAAATGctcaaattatagaaatatcattgAGTTTTACTTAGTGTctggttttgttttccgtgcacAGGTTAGGTACACTCTTTTGATTGCcgactcagcatccaacaacaatcccgatctcaagtgtggtgatgtttaattttgtaatggcatgtacctaggatgtcttTGGTTATTAGTTGTTTTGTGAATATGATGTAAATTGAGTTATaagtatatgtttatgtttgaaGCTAAATGTTAGTATGTGTTTTGACCAAAGGCTTGATATGTGTATGAAACTTAAAGCTTTATGTTAGGCTAAATTGAGTGATTTTTTCGTActttaaactttgatttggaTGATGCATTATTGatgtgttttgatgatataaaatgtggtaccaaatagggtacattggttaggcacttaggatgattgttttggcatgttttgattATGTTTAATCGTATTTTGAATAGGCTGAATGATTGGTATTTGAATTGCTTAAGGCCCAAGTAAGCTTGAAATGGAAAGCTTGttgtttaaggtacattttaGGTCCAGACAgccagagacacgggcgtgtgactcgtCTCACACAGTTTGGCGACACTGCTGTGTGTCACCTATTGAATGCTTAAGGTGCAAGTCAGTtagttacacggccgtgtgacctctgttttcaatttttgtaaatttttcctAAGTTTTCCAAGTGATTTCAAATTGGTCTTGATTTGTTTGTaaagtatttttagggcctcaagggctcgatttagggacgatATCTGTATGTAGGAATGGTTTAAGTTatgtttatgatttttgaatgaaattaattataaatgttccaattgtacggtaatgctcgaAACCCTAATCCGTGACGGAGAGGgcttaggggtgttacaggagcGACATTTTCTAGTTTATATTGTAGAAAACAtattcttataaaattttgcattgaatatcaaataaatttatataactaagttattgtttaataattcattaaaaattaaattaattgaaaattaatatttttagtaatttaattttttaaacatgttcgataatttaaaaaaataaatgataaaatttttcaatcaaaaaatttgaaaaatgataagCAGATAAGGATGCAgttaatgtaaaatttcttGAATATGTCGGTCCTTTGGGTATTCTTAGCAGATGGGACAAAActatttttcaaagaaaatattctTCCATCTAGAGGCAATACTCGTTTATTTAGTATTGGATCGGCTATAGCAATTTTACTAAGTTTTTTAGTAATTCCTTTTAGCTCTCGCCTTATTTTAGCCGATCTCAATATCGGTATTTTTTTATGGATTGTCATTTCAAGTATTGCTCCTGTTGGACTTCTTATGACAGGATACGgatcaagtaataaatattCCTTTTAAGGTGGTTTGCGAGCTGCTGCTCAATCGATTAGTTATGAAATACCATTAACTCTATGTGTTTTATCAATATCTCTACGTGCAATTTGTTGAAATAGAAACTTTTATGGACCTATTCCTTTCGTGCTAGAAAATaagttgagttaaattttacattaagtACATCCTTatctttacaattttaaaaattactttatcaaatagtctaattttattgtataattaagtttaaaatatatcaaacataatttataacttaaatttagtatttaacttttttaatttatcaaacaatacagtaaaaataaaacttttatttaagaaaatttttgaataaaattattgttctaatttataattataatataataaacaataattgaTGTTTTGCATGGGTGCcttgtatatatacatatatagattaagtaatttaaatttataatgacctgatattatgttttatttcaaataattattttaatttattattaaatttaactcgacTAAAGAGTTTTCTTTTcctaagtttattttaaatgattgaaTATTAATCACTTgtgattaatttgaaataactcaaatttaaatgaatgaaaaatccCAAGTGACTATCCACATGATTTAAATCTCGAAGGGTCTACTGGAAACATTGGGATATGAGCGTTTCATTCATTGTTTGTAAGGATTGGTATTTGCTGGTGTGGTCTCTGACAACTAAGGCTGAAGGGCTGGGCCCTTCTCTCATTACTGCTCTTAAAACACTTCTACCAGGACCaccccttttcattttcttttttacaaattaaatatgaattatagttGTGTTCATGTCtcattttaaagaattattcaaaatataaatattatttaagttagaGGTTGCTAAGAttcttcttaaaataaaatatcgtcAGCAAGCTCTAAGCGACGATTTAATGACTAATACCGTAAATTAATACCCATCAACAAGTAAAGaaacatactttaaatttaAGTCGATTTGACGGTCAATGTcggaattgaaagaaaaaagttttttgaattttagttcacAAAAACAtattgtattttgaaaaaaaaattatagaagagAAGCAGAAAAAAAACTTTCGATTGGTGCAGATAGTgtgaacaaataaaaacatatagtataaattttaacaactaagtaatttcaatgaaaatttttaaatagttaaataatcaaaatggtAACTTTTAACTTACCAcagtttacccttaaatttatcatatttatcgactagtaaaagaaaatgaaaattaaaaaaatcaaagtatatTAGTTAAAGAGTAATCAAAATTGAAGAGCATATAAGTTAGAAAGTTTTAAGAACTGATAGGATTGCTTTCTTTACTTGCATTTATAAACACTGCGCCAAACTTCGAAGCTAAACTTTATAATTAcgttttatacattaaattaatatgattttttaaagcaTAGCAAGGGACGTATTctagtaataataatagaaatctgctcaaatttctccctaattttatctttactttaCATcgaagggactaaattgcaaatctCTTACAAACTTTTTTCACAACGGAGCAGAAAAGTATTTTTCCCATCTCAACATTTTAAAACTCAACCCTCGCCCACTATTCCCCTAATATTACATATCAACCcccttgatttttcttttttccttaaaGAAACCCCACTTGTTTAACGCATAAACTGATAAGCAGGGAATATTATCTAATCGCCCCTAAAATTTTCCCAGATTTTCAAATCCGTCCACCGTCTTGAAAAAATATCACGGAGGGCATCGGATCTTGAAAATCCCGGAGATATCTAAATAGAGACGAAACGTATCAAGAGAGAGATGGAGATAAAAAGAGACGAAGGCTTATTTGGATCCAAATCTAAATTTTCGGGTCTCAGAGATCAAGCCGGAGCAAACGCCTGAGATCCCTTGTAGCTGAATCATCGACCGGAACCTGTTTCTTCTTCGAGAAAGTAGGTAAAGGAAGTGAGCTCGGTGCCGGAGAAACGGAGAAAGCCGATCCGGCATACACGTCGGATGTTACGGTCACCGAAGACTTAGCATCCACGATTTTGATCTGTTTAGGAACCATTTCCGGATCCGGACCCAAACGATCCGTACCCATAACAACCAAACCCCCTTCCCTTCCACCACCGCCGTTGTCGATCTTGATCTTCGAATCCAACGACTCCCCTCGTCTCATAATCGTAACCTTCTCCACCATAACATTGTTCCTCACCGTCTTCAAGTCATCGGCGGAGCTGTATTTCTTCGACATCCCCTGCTCCGATCCGATCCGCTTCCTCTGAACGGGTTTCCTGTTAGATCTACCATTTCCATTGTTATTGTTGTAGTTATGATAATAACTAGGATTAAAGCTACCGTTTCCGTATCTCCGGCGAGGACACGCCGTCGGAGGTAACCGAATCCGTTCGATCAAACAATCCTGAGGTCGTAAAACTTCAGTCCCCATATTAATTAACCCGAAAACAACCcccaaataaaatcaaagacaAAGCGATAattagatatataaaatttacaaaaaaaagaaagggattCTCGAAAATTTTACGATCTCATAAGGGGAAatcaaaggaaaaaaggaaggatttttttttctagaaatttttcttaatttaaaaattaaaaaaatcccttccttttattatttttatttctatttttctgcTCTGCTGAGGCTTAAAATCTGCCGAGACGAAAGAGATAAGGGAAAGGGTATTATATAGGCGGAAATTAAAGAAATGGCGAGGAAAAAGAGGGGCTGGGTCAGGGTCGGGTTTTCGGGTTGTTTTGGTCTACGTTTTATGTGTTGACGCGTCAGATGGGTCCCATAAA
This genomic window from Gossypium raimondii isolate GPD5lz chromosome 10, ASM2569854v1, whole genome shotgun sequence contains:
- the LOC105777120 gene encoding uncharacterized protein LOC105777120, whose amino-acid sequence is MGTEVLRPQDCLIERIRLPPTACPRRRYGNGSFNPSYYHNYNNNNGNGRSNRKPVQRKRIGSEQGMSKKYSSADDLKTVRNNVMVEKVTIMRRGESLDSKIKIDNGGGGREGGLVVMGTDRLGPDPEMVPKQIKIVDAKSSVTVTSDVYAGSAFSVSPAPSSLPLPTFSKKKQVPVDDSATRDLRRLLRLDL